One Phocaeicola dorei genomic region harbors:
- a CDS encoding RNA polymerase sigma-70 factor: protein MKETGNIFMSELTEVFSKRQQQFIQFAYSYVRDKEEAEDIVMGAFTNVWEHRNELREDTNISALLLTAIKNRSLNHLQHLEVRMRAEQHIGDIRQKELALRISTLEACDPDKLFCDEIQALVQEAISELPPTSREVFILSRMKNLPNKEIALRLDISVKTVEFHITRSLKQLRVRLKDYQFLWSFL from the coding sequence ATGAAAGAAACGGGGAATATTTTTATGTCAGAACTGACGGAGGTGTTTAGTAAACGTCAGCAACAGTTTATTCAGTTTGCTTACTCGTACGTCAGGGACAAGGAAGAGGCTGAGGATATTGTAATGGGGGCGTTTACCAATGTGTGGGAGCACCGGAATGAATTGCGGGAGGATACGAATATTTCCGCATTGTTGTTGACAGCCATAAAAAATCGTTCACTGAATCATTTGCAACACTTGGAGGTACGTATGCGTGCCGAGCAGCATATAGGAGATATACGGCAGAAAGAGCTGGCTTTGCGTATCTCGACTTTGGAGGCTTGTGATCCCGATAAATTGTTTTGTGATGAGATACAGGCTTTGGTGCAGGAAGCTATTAGTGAACTGCCTCCTACAAGCAGGGAGGTGTTTATTTTGAGCCGGATGAAAAATTTACCGAACAAGGAAATTGCTTTGCGATTGGATATTTCTGTAAAGACTGTGGAATTTCATATCACCCGGTCGTTGAAACAGTTGCGGGTGCGGCTGAAAGATTATCAGTTTCTTTGGAGTTTTTTGTAA
- a CDS encoding OmpP1/FadL family transporter translates to MKKLLLISAATLIVSNSTFAGGILTNTNQHAAFLRMLSRGATTEIDGALSNPAGLAFLPKDGFHVGLSIQSAYQTRNIDASFMTYNGVSATGPTVADKPFEKYYEGTAAAPVIPSLFAAYKKDKWTISGFFAITAGGGKASFDDGLPMFESAAMAGIFQNSVKAHQANPQSPIIVPGMYDITSAMDGKQYIYSLQLGLSYKATEWLSVFGGGRMNYFTGGYKGFLNAIVKGTDTNLLPLALNCDQTGWGLTPVIGADVKLGKLNIGAKYEFKTNLNIENNTKNLQYPPSAKDMVAPYEHGVNTPNDIPAMLSIAAAYEFLPVLRASVEYHFYDDKNAGMANGKQKYLTKGTNEYLAGIEFDVTKQLTLSCGGQITDYGLSDNYQSDTSFSCDSYSLGVGAKIKMNKHLNLNVGYMWTNYEDYTKKSTNYNGTGLPGTNVYSRTNKVFGLSADYSF, encoded by the coding sequence ATGAAGAAACTATTATTAATTAGCGCAGCGACGCTAATCGTTTCAAATTCAACTTTCGCAGGAGGTATTTTAACCAATACAAATCAACATGCAGCTTTTCTCCGTATGCTATCCCGTGGTGCTACTACAGAAATAGATGGTGCTTTGTCTAATCCTGCCGGACTGGCTTTCTTACCCAAAGACGGATTCCATGTAGGATTGAGCATTCAAAGTGCTTATCAGACTAGAAATATTGATGCTAGTTTTATGACATACAACGGGGTTAGCGCCACAGGTCCTACCGTTGCAGACAAGCCTTTCGAAAAATATTATGAAGGAACGGCAGCCGCACCGGTTATTCCCAGTTTATTTGCAGCCTATAAAAAAGACAAATGGACTATTTCAGGTTTCTTCGCTATTACCGCCGGAGGTGGAAAAGCATCTTTCGATGACGGATTGCCTATGTTTGAATCTGCGGCCATGGCCGGTATTTTTCAGAATAGTGTGAAAGCACATCAGGCAAACCCACAAAGTCCGATAATCGTTCCCGGCATGTATGATATCACAAGCGCCATGGATGGTAAACAATATATTTACTCTTTACAGTTGGGATTATCCTATAAAGCTACCGAATGGCTTTCTGTATTCGGTGGAGGACGTATGAACTATTTTACAGGCGGTTATAAAGGATTCTTAAATGCCATTGTGAAAGGAACAGATACCAACCTGTTGCCACTCGCTCTGAACTGTGACCAAACAGGTTGGGGACTCACTCCTGTAATCGGTGCAGATGTTAAATTGGGCAAACTGAATATCGGTGCTAAATATGAGTTCAAGACCAATCTGAATATCGAAAACAATACAAAGAACTTACAATATCCACCCAGTGCCAAAGATATGGTAGCCCCCTACGAACACGGTGTGAATACTCCCAATGACATCCCAGCCATGCTCTCCATTGCAGCCGCCTACGAATTCCTTCCGGTACTTCGTGCTTCTGTAGAATATCATTTCTATGATGATAAAAACGCAGGTATGGCAAACGGTAAACAAAAATATCTGACTAAAGGAACCAATGAATACTTGGCAGGTATCGAGTTTGATGTAACCAAGCAACTGACCCTCAGCTGTGGTGGACAGATCACTGACTACGGACTATCAGATAACTATCAATCAGATACTAGTTTCTCTTGTGATTCTTACTCTTTGGGAGTCGGAGCCAAAATAAAAATGAACAAGCATCTCAATCTGAATGTCGGCTATATGTGGACTAATTATGAGGATTATACCAAGAAGTCAACCAACTATAACGGAACCGGATTACCCGGAACAAATGTATACAGCCGTACTAACAAAGTATTCGGTTTAAGTGCAGATTATAGTTTCTAA
- a CDS encoding MATE family efflux transporter — MYTNKEIWNVSYPIFLGLLAQNIINVTDTAFLGRVGEVELGASAMGGLFYICVFTIAFGFSIGSQILIARRNGEGRYKDVGPVMIQGGTFLLGLAVLMFGLTHLLAPSVVRLLISSDSIFDATMEFLNWRIFGFFFAFINVMFRALYIGITRTKVLTMNAVVMALVNVLLDYILIFGKFGMPEMGIKGAAIASVMAEAASLAFFLIYTYAKVDFKKFGLNHWQKIDFSLLGRILSISCFTMVQYFLAMATWFVFFIAIERLGQRELAIANIVRSIYIVMLIPVQALSTTTNSLVSNLIGAGGIAHVMRLIWRIARMSFFIMIVCVAIVVLFPHAMLSVYTNEQALLVESVPSLYVIAVAMVIASVANVYFNAISGTGNTQAALILEMGTLVFYTLYILWIGMVVKAPVSVCFSIEVVYYSLLLLSSVIYLKKAKWQNKKI; from the coding sequence ATGTATACTAACAAAGAAATATGGAACGTGAGTTATCCGATTTTTCTCGGATTATTAGCGCAAAACATTATAAATGTGACGGATACGGCTTTCTTGGGTAGAGTGGGGGAAGTCGAACTGGGAGCTTCCGCCATGGGTGGATTGTTTTATATCTGTGTCTTTACTATTGCTTTTGGCTTTAGTATCGGTTCACAAATTTTGATTGCCCGTCGTAATGGTGAAGGGCGTTACAAAGATGTAGGCCCTGTGATGATACAGGGAGGGACATTCTTGCTGGGGCTGGCGGTGCTCATGTTCGGGCTGACTCATCTGTTGGCTCCATCTGTTGTCCGTCTGCTCATCTCATCTGATTCCATTTTTGACGCCACCATGGAATTCCTCAACTGGCGTATCTTTGGTTTTTTCTTCGCTTTTATCAACGTGATGTTCCGTGCGCTGTATATTGGCATTACACGTACTAAAGTGCTGACGATGAATGCGGTGGTCATGGCATTGGTGAATGTGTTGTTGGACTATATTTTGATTTTCGGTAAGTTTGGAATGCCGGAGATGGGGATTAAAGGAGCAGCTATCGCTTCGGTGATGGCTGAAGCCGCTTCATTGGCTTTCTTCTTGATTTATACCTACGCAAAGGTGGATTTTAAGAAATTCGGCTTGAATCACTGGCAGAAGATTGATTTCTCTTTATTGGGAAGGATTCTGAGTATATCGTGTTTTACCATGGTACAATATTTTTTGGCCATGGCTACTTGGTTTGTCTTTTTCATCGCGATAGAACGGTTGGGGCAACGCGAGCTAGCGATTGCCAATATCGTACGTAGTATCTATATCGTGATGCTCATTCCGGTTCAGGCACTATCTACTACTACCAATTCCTTGGTCAGCAATCTGATCGGTGCGGGAGGAATAGCCCATGTCATGCGCTTGATTTGGCGTATCGCACGGATGTCGTTTTTCATCATGATAGTCTGTGTGGCCATAGTGGTACTTTTCCCTCATGCTATGCTTTCGGTTTATACCAATGAGCAGGCCTTGCTGGTGGAATCCGTGCCTTCGTTGTATGTCATTGCTGTGGCAATGGTCATCGCATCGGTGGCTAATGTCTATTTCAATGCCATTTCGGGAACTGGAAATACGCAGGCTGCTCTGATACTTGAAATGGGGACTTTGGTGTTCTATACCCTTTACATTCTGTGGATAGGCATGGTAGTGAAAGCACCGGTTTCGGTTTGTTTCTCCATAGAGGTGGTGTACTATAGTTTGTTACTGCTTAGCAGCGTTATTTATTTGAAAAAAGCAAAATGGCAGAATAAAAAGATATAA
- the ffh gene encoding signal recognition particle protein, translated as MFDNLSERLERSFKILKGEGKITEINVAETLKDVRKALLDADVNYKVAKGFTDTVKEKALGQNVLTAVKPSQLMVKIVHDELTALMGGETAELVLEGRPAVILMSGLQGSGKTTFSGKLARMLKTKKNRKPLLVACDVYRPAAIEQLRVLGEQIEVPVYSELDSKNPVQIALNAIHEAKAKGYDLVIVDTAGRLAIDEQMMNEIEAIKKAINPDETLFVVDSMTGQDAVNTAREFNERLDFNGVVLTKLDGDTRGGAALSIRTVVNKPIKFVGTGEKLDAIDQFHPARMADRILGMGDIVSLVERAQEQYDEEEAKRLQKKIAKNQFDFNDFLSQIHQIKKMGNLKELASMIPGVGKAIKDIDIDDNAFKSIEAIIYSMTPQERTNPEILNGTRRTRIAKGSGTSIQEVNRLLKQFDQTRKMMKMVTGSKMGKMMPKLKK; from the coding sequence ATGTTCGATAATTTAAGTGAGAGACTGGAACGGTCTTTTAAGATTCTGAAAGGTGAGGGAAAAATCACCGAGATTAATGTAGCGGAAACGTTGAAGGATGTGCGTAAAGCTTTGTTGGATGCTGACGTGAACTATAAGGTCGCCAAAGGCTTTACTGATACAGTGAAAGAAAAAGCTTTAGGGCAGAATGTGCTTACGGCTGTGAAGCCCAGCCAGTTGATGGTAAAGATTGTACATGATGAACTGACCGCATTGATGGGTGGTGAAACTGCCGAATTGGTGTTGGAAGGTCGTCCGGCAGTTATCCTGATGTCAGGTCTGCAAGGTTCCGGTAAGACTACTTTCTCCGGTAAGCTGGCCCGTATGCTGAAAACCAAGAAGAACCGTAAGCCGCTGTTGGTGGCTTGTGACGTCTATCGTCCCGCTGCTATCGAACAGTTAAGAGTATTGGGAGAACAAATCGAGGTTCCTGTATATAGTGAGTTGGACAGCAAGAATCCGGTGCAGATTGCATTGAACGCTATTCATGAAGCAAAAGCGAAAGGGTATGATTTGGTCATTGTCGATACAGCCGGCCGTCTGGCTATCGATGAGCAGATGATGAACGAGATTGAGGCTATCAAGAAAGCGATAAATCCGGATGAAACTTTGTTTGTGGTCGATTCAATGACCGGTCAGGATGCGGTGAATACAGCTCGTGAGTTTAATGAACGTCTGGACTTTAACGGCGTCGTGCTGACCAAGTTGGATGGTGACACCCGTGGTGGTGCTGCTCTTTCTATCCGTACCGTGGTAAACAAGCCTATCAAGTTTGTGGGTACCGGCGAAAAGTTGGATGCTATCGACCAGTTCCATCCTGCACGTATGGCAGACCGTATTCTCGGCATGGGTGATATCGTGTCTTTGGTAGAGCGTGCGCAGGAGCAATATGACGAGGAAGAGGCAAAGCGTCTTCAGAAGAAGATTGCCAAGAATCAGTTCGACTTTAATGATTTCTTGAGCCAGATTCATCAGATTAAGAAGATGGGTAATTTGAAAGAACTTGCATCCATGATTCCGGGTGTGGGGAAAGCTATCAAAGATATTGATATCGATGATAATGCGTTCAAGAGTATTGAAGCGATTATTTATTCCATGACTCCGCAGGAACGTACAAATCCTGAAATTCTGAACGGAACGCGCCGTACACGTATAGCCAAAGGTAGTGGAACCAGCATTCAGGAGGTAAACCGTCTGTTGAAACAGTTTGACCAGACTCGCAAGATGATGAAGATGGTGACCGGCAGTAAGATGGGTAAGATGATGCCGAAACTTAAAAAGTGA
- the folD gene encoding bifunctional methylenetetrahydrofolate dehydrogenase/methenyltetrahydrofolate cyclohydrolase FolD codes for MQLIDGKAISELVKQEIAAEVAEIVAKGGKRPHLAAILVGHDGGSETYVAAKVKACEVCGFKSSLIRYEADVTEEELLAKVRELNEDADVDGFIVQLPLPKHISEQKVIETIDYRKDVDGFHPINVGRMSIGLPCYVSATPNGILELLKRYNIETQGKKCVVLGRSNIVGKPMASLMMQKAYPGDATVTVCHSRSKDLVKECQEADIIIAALGQPNFVKAEMVKEGAVIIDVGTTRVPDATKKSGFKLTGDVKFDEVAPKCSYITPVPGGVGPMTIVSLMKNTLLAGKKVIYK; via the coding sequence ATGCAACTAATTGATGGAAAAGCTATTTCGGAACTGGTGAAGCAGGAAATTGCTGCGGAAGTTGCCGAAATCGTGGCTAAAGGTGGCAAGCGTCCCCATTTAGCTGCAATTCTCGTCGGACACGACGGAGGAAGTGAAACATACGTAGCGGCCAAGGTAAAGGCTTGTGAGGTATGTGGTTTCAAATCCAGTCTGATTCGCTATGAAGCGGATGTGACGGAAGAAGAATTATTGGCAAAGGTCAGAGAACTGAATGAGGATGCTGACGTGGATGGTTTCATTGTACAGCTCCCTTTGCCGAAACATATTTCCGAGCAGAAAGTGATTGAAACCATTGACTATCGGAAAGATGTGGATGGTTTTCACCCTATCAATGTAGGCCGTATGTCCATTGGTCTTCCTTGCTATGTATCTGCTACTCCTAACGGTATTCTTGAATTGCTGAAGCGTTACAACATTGAAACCCAAGGAAAAAAATGTGTGGTATTGGGCCGCAGTAACATTGTAGGTAAGCCTATGGCAAGTCTGATGATGCAGAAAGCTTATCCGGGTGATGCCACTGTAACTGTTTGCCACAGCCGCAGCAAGGATTTGGTAAAAGAATGTCAGGAAGCTGACATTATCATTGCTGCACTGGGTCAGCCTAATTTTGTAAAGGCTGAGATGGTGAAAGAAGGTGCGGTCATTATTGATGTAGGTACTACCCGTGTGCCGGATGCTACAAAGAAATCCGGATTCAAACTGACCGGCGATGTGAAATTTGATGAAGTGGCTCCCAAATGTTCTTATATCACTCCGGTGCCGGGCGGTGTGGGGCCCATGACTATTGTATCTTTAATGAAGAATACGTTGCTGGCTGGAAAAAAGGTCATTTACAAGTAA
- a CDS encoding CapA family protein, translating into MKQIFILFLLWFGLSLSAQDQISLLFVGDLMQHQAQIDAARQGDGYNYNDCFRHVKKEISEADMAIGNLEVTLGGKPYRGYPVFSAPDEYLYAIKEAGFDVLLTANNHCLDKGKLGLERTILMLDSLKIHHAGTYRNPEERHRNYPLLIEKNGFRIVLLNYTYGTNGFKTDAPNMVNYINREQIKKDILDARRKLPDVIIACMHWGVEYCSFPERSERELAGWLIGQGVDHVIGSHPHVLQPMEIVKDSRTPARHVIVYSLGNFISNMSKEKTDGGAMVRLKLQRIFRITRLANCEYALVWTSRPVLSKKKNFELYPVTFINKSIHNEELNVMKRFLKGTENLLGKSNGGIKEYFFE; encoded by the coding sequence ATGAAACAGATCTTCATTCTTTTTTTGCTATGGTTTGGTTTGTCGCTATCGGCGCAAGATCAGATCTCTTTGTTGTTTGTCGGTGATTTGATGCAACATCAGGCTCAAATTGATGCAGCCAGGCAAGGAGACGGGTATAATTATAATGATTGTTTCCGTCATGTGAAGAAAGAAATAAGTGAGGCGGATATGGCTATAGGGAACTTGGAGGTGACATTGGGAGGAAAGCCTTATAGAGGGTATCCGGTGTTCAGTGCTCCGGACGAATATCTTTATGCCATAAAGGAAGCCGGATTTGATGTATTGCTGACCGCTAACAATCATTGTCTGGATAAGGGGAAACTGGGGCTGGAACGTACTATCCTGATGCTGGATTCTTTGAAAATACATCATGCTGGGACCTATAGGAACCCGGAAGAACGCCATAGGAACTACCCGTTATTGATTGAGAAAAATGGTTTTAGAATTGTATTGTTGAACTATACTTATGGAACGAATGGCTTTAAGACTGATGCTCCGAATATGGTTAATTATATTAATCGGGAACAGATAAAAAAAGATATTCTTGATGCGCGCAGGAAACTTCCTGATGTTATTATAGCCTGTATGCATTGGGGAGTGGAATATTGTTCGTTCCCTGAACGATCGGAGCGTGAACTGGCTGGCTGGTTGATTGGACAAGGAGTTGATCATGTAATAGGTTCGCATCCGCATGTACTCCAGCCTATGGAAATTGTAAAAGACTCCCGGACTCCTGCCCGGCATGTCATTGTTTATTCATTAGGTAATTTTATCTCAAATATGTCGAAAGAAAAAACGGATGGAGGAGCTATGGTGAGATTGAAGTTGCAACGGATTTTTCGAATAACTCGTTTAGCGAATTGTGAATATGCGTTGGTTTGGACTTCGAGACCAGTTTTAAGTAAAAAAAAGAACTTTGAATTATATCCTGTTACTTTTATAAATAAATCCATTCATAATGAGGAACTTAATGTGATGAAACGTTTCTTGAAAGGAACTGAGAATTTATTAGGGAAATCGAATGGAGGCATAAAAGAGTATTTTTTTGAATAA
- a CDS encoding sigma-70 family RNA polymerase sigma factor: protein MVINLKDNSEKDKYILELFRTSPKEAFRLLFDAYHMKLCIYAVQLTDSFEMAEDIVQDFFIYFWEKKYYLKINQNLRYYLYLSVRNAAINTLQKNNMLSMEELSGLDMSIPEESIDEEEQEERNKLLLEKLQKLPRQELQVVRAVIMENKKYKEAAEELHISVNTLKTHLTRALRQLRKEYNLHSLFY from the coding sequence ATGGTGATAAATTTAAAAGATAATAGCGAAAAGGATAAGTATATCTTGGAGTTGTTCCGGACATCTCCCAAGGAGGCTTTTCGTTTATTATTTGATGCTTATCACATGAAATTATGTATATATGCAGTGCAACTGACCGATTCTTTTGAGATGGCTGAAGATATTGTGCAGGATTTCTTTATCTATTTTTGGGAGAAGAAATATTACTTGAAAATAAATCAAAATCTTCGTTACTATCTTTATTTGTCTGTGCGGAATGCGGCAATCAATACTTTACAGAAAAATAACATGTTATCTATGGAGGAACTCTCAGGTCTTGATATGAGTATTCCTGAAGAGTCTATAGATGAAGAGGAGCAAGAGGAACGAAATAAGTTATTATTGGAAAAATTACAAAAATTACCTCGTCAGGAATTACAAGTAGTGAGAGCTGTCATTATGGAAAATAAGAAATATAAAGAAGCGGCTGAAGAACTCCATATTTCTGTGAATACCCTAAAAACTCATCTGACAAGAGCCTTGAGACAATTAAGAAAAGAATACAATCTACACTCACTGTTTTACTAA
- a CDS encoding FecR family protein: protein MNKENPKKNKKSFEYYIAQRKEEFRCQYDHERSWENLQYKLEKRRKRRISLYCVAASAALLFLILGISHIFSLHNNTQNKEAVVAAVISFPETGSRKAILTLENGEKVDLSVKKGTISNVNSTVINNNANQLLTYRKVEEVSSTPQINTLAIPRGGEYQLILSDGTRIWMNAESLLRYPTSFVGEKREVFLEGEAFFEVAKDAKHPFIVHTNRHSVEVLGTSFNISAYPDYKVYTTLAEGRIKVSTAKVSVVLNPDQQAVIELDNDDIVTRDVPAYLFTSWAKGNYEFRNTSLSEIVAQLSRWYNVDIYFKNESLKDKRFAGIIFRDEELNFAIEVIERVSNVHFTREGETIYIEDKHE from the coding sequence ATGAACAAAGAGAATCCAAAAAAGAACAAAAAGTCTTTTGAGTATTATATAGCGCAGCGAAAAGAAGAATTTCGTTGTCAATATGATCATGAACGTTCATGGGAAAACCTGCAATACAAGCTTGAAAAAAGAAGGAAACGCCGTATCAGTTTATATTGTGTAGCGGCATCAGCGGCTCTTCTTTTTCTTATTTTAGGAATTAGTCATATATTCTCTCTCCACAATAACACGCAAAACAAGGAGGCTGTAGTGGCTGCTGTGATTTCATTTCCGGAAACAGGCAGCCGCAAGGCTATCCTTACTTTAGAGAATGGAGAAAAAGTGGACTTGTCTGTTAAAAAAGGTACTATTTCTAATGTAAATTCTACTGTAATCAATAATAATGCCAATCAATTATTGACTTATAGAAAAGTGGAAGAGGTTTCTTCAACTCCTCAGATTAATACACTGGCTATTCCAAGAGGAGGGGAATATCAGTTGATTTTATCGGATGGAACAAGGATATGGATGAATGCTGAAAGTCTTTTACGTTATCCAACTTCTTTCGTTGGAGAAAAAAGAGAAGTATTTCTAGAAGGGGAAGCTTTTTTTGAAGTGGCGAAAGATGCTAAACATCCTTTTATAGTTCATACAAACAGACATTCGGTGGAGGTACTTGGTACAAGTTTTAATATATCTGCTTATCCTGATTATAAGGTATATACAACTCTTGCAGAAGGGCGTATTAAAGTAAGTACAGCTAAAGTTTCGGTTGTGTTAAATCCTGACCAACAAGCGGTTATTGAACTGGATAATGATGATATAGTGACACGTGATGTGCCTGCTTATCTATTTACTTCTTGGGCGAAGGGAAATTATGAGTTTCGTAATACGTCTTTGTCTGAAATTGTTGCCCAACTGTCACGGTGGTATAATGTAGATATCTATTTTAAAAATGAATCTTTGAAAGATAAAAGATTTGCAGGTATCATCTTCAGGGATGAAGAGTTAAATTTTGCTATTGAAGTAATTGAGAGAGTGTCTAATGTACATTTTACCCGCGAAGGAGAAACGATTTACATTGAAGATAAGCACGAATGA